The Microbulbifer sp. YPW1 genome contains the following window.
GCTGAACGGTCGGAATGAAGTCGTTCTCGTACCACTCCTGCTCAACTTTACCCATGGCGTCTTCGCCGTTGACCTTGGCCTGGTGCAGGTCCGGGTACTGGGTAGCAGAGTGGTTGCCCCAGATGGTCATATGGGTGATGTCGTTCACGGTGGAATCAGTCTTGTTCGCCAGCTGAGTCAGCGCGCGGTTGTGGTCCAGGCGGGTCATGGCGGTGAAGTTGCGCGGATCCAGGTCCGGCGCATTGCGCTGGGCAATCAGGGCGTTGGTGTTGGCCGGGTTGCCGACAACCAGTACTTTTACATTGCGTGCAGCAACGTCGTTCAGCGCCTTACCCTGCGCAGAGAAGATAGCCGCGTTGGCTTCCAGCAGGTCTTTACGCTCCATGCCCGGGCCACGCGGACGCGCGCCTACCAGCAGGGCGTACTCTGCGTCTTTGAATGCAACGGTCGCGTCGTCGCTCTGCACGATTCCTGCCAGCAGCGGGAAGGCACAGTCTTCGAGCTCCATGGCAACGCCCTTCAGCGCTTCCAGTGCGGGAGTGATTTCCAGCAGCTGAAGAATAACTGGTTGATCCTTACCCAGCATTTCGCCGGAAGCGATGCGAAACAGCAGCGAGTAGCTGATCTGACCGGCGGCGCCGGTAACTGCAACACGAACAGGTGCTTTCACGATGTATCTCCGTTGTTTTCAGGCGCCCGCATTATAGGGCCTTGCTAATTAATTTCATTATCCTTTAGTCGGTATCGAACCGAATTTGTCAGGCCAAATCCTTCTGAGCGCCCGGATAACGGTTTTTTAAGGCCGAATACAGTTCATTGCTGAAATTTTCTGCTGCACTGTCCAAAGATTTGGCAATCTCAGCCAGGTGCTCGTTATCTTCACGGCCCTGCCACAATTTTTGGTAAGTACCCTCTTTGTAGCCATGATCCTGGCGGAAGCGATTGAGGACGTTTTTACCTACATAGCGGCGGTACAGGTCCTCGAATGGCATCTCGCAGTCGGCCATTAATTGAGCAAATCCGACCAGGTCGAATTGTTTGCCAGACAGCGTGTTAAGGGTAAACGCCTCCAGGTTTTCGCGGAAATCTCCGGCAACCGGCAGCTCCCCTGCGAGCTGCTGCTCCATCTTGGCGGCGACCGCATCCGGGCCACCCTGCTGTAGTTCCAGGCTCAGGCCGAAGTGCCAGATATCTACCAGCTCCAGTTTGACCTGCTCCATTTCCGGCTGCTGCTTTTTCCACCACTTCCAGCCGTAATGATCCAGCAGCTCTGCACTTTCTACCCAGATCGCCCGGTACCAGGGGAAGTTCTGCTCACGCCAGTTTTCATTGACCAGTGTGTTGATACCGTCCTGCAGCGCCAGCATGGTCTGCAATTGCTGTTGCAACATAATTGATTGATTCCTGATTGTTCAGTGCTCGCGCTCAGACAGCGCGAGGAAATAGTCGGTGGAAATTTTCTGTGGTGATCGCCGCGAGCTCTTCGTAGGAGACACCCCGCAACTCTGCAATAAACTCAGCCACTTCGCGCACATAAGCGGGGATATTGGGCTTGCCACGATAGGGTACCGGCGCCAGATAGGGCGAGTCCGTTTCTACCAGCAATCGCTCCAGTGGCACTTGTCTGGCGACATCGCGCAGTTCTTCCGCGTTTTTGAAGGTCACGATACCGGACAGGGAAATGTAATAGTTCAGATCCAGGGCAGCCTTCGCCATCTCCCAACTCTCGGTAAAACAGTGCAGGACCCCGGCGTGCTCGCGACTACCGTGTTCGCGAATCAGGTCGATTGTGTCCTCGCGGGCATCCCGAGTGTGCACAATCACCGGTAACCCTACCTCGCCGGCGGCCTGCAGGTGGGCAACGAAACTCTTTTGCTGCACCGCTTTGGTTTCAGTGCTGTAGTAGTAATCCAGCCCGGTTTCTCCCAGAGCGACAACGTTGGGTTGAGCGGACAGGGTCTTCAGCTTTTCGACATCCGCGAGCCCGGACTCCACATCCAGGGGATGCACACCCACCGAGCACACGACATCGTCGTAGCGTGCGGCGATATTGACCACGTCTTCCACGTTGTCGAGACTGATGCCGACACATAGAAACTTGCCGATACCGCGGCTGCGCGCCAGTTCGAGGACCGCGTCCAGATCGCCATCAAATTTATCCAGTTTGAGCCTGTCGAGATGACAGTGGGAATCTACCAGCATGGAACACCTGTTGGTGGCCCCAATGGATCAAGCGCCACAGAGACCAGAAGAACGAAGCGGGGAATTATACAGATTGAGGGCCCGATGCGCGCGGTTTGGCGCCGGGCCCGGCGGGATCGGGAAGGATCGGCGATGCAGGATTAAAGGGTATGGGTCGGGCGGCTGGATTCGAGGGAGCCCGCCAGCAGCGTTTCTATCTTACTCTGCGCGGTATTCTCTTTGTCACTGAACTGGATGCCGATACCCGGCGTACGGTTGCCCTGGGCACCACCGGGAGTAATCCAGACTACCTTTCCAGCAACGGGCAGCTTCTCCGGTTCGTCCATCAGGCTAAGGAGCAGGAAAACCTCGTCGCCGAGGCTGTAACTCTTATCAGTATTGATGAACAGGCCGCCATTCTTGACGAACGGCATATAGGCCGCATAAAGCACGGACTTGTCCTGAATCTTCAGTGACAGGATACCGTTGCGGGCTCCGCCCCCCATACCTTTCATACTCAACCCCGTTCCCGAATAACCGGTTATTGTTCTGATTTAACGATGTGTCGTCGATTATTTGTGCAAATAGCGTGCAAAACAGCTTGCCGCATTTGCGCAAGTATCAACCCGGTAACTTACCGCGCCACTGCGCGCCCTGTCTACTGTCAGCGAAACAGTGCGGACCAGCGGATCAGCAGCTCCTCCATCAGCAACCGTTTGTTGGGGTTGCTGTTGCCAGTGACCAGCCCACGGGCTTTGAGCAGCTGATCGTAGAAGCCAAACAGCGGACGCTGGCTTTCCGGTCCAGACCCGGGCAGCCGTTGTAACAACGCCATGATTGGCGCATCTACCGCCTGATCCGTGGTGCGCGCCTTCAGCATCTGGCCGAGCCAGCTCTGCCAGAACTGGAGCAGCATATTCAGATCGGCACCCTCTCCGGGGGATTCCCAGCGCCCCGCCAGGGTTACCGGATTCTCATCCCCGCGCGTGAGGGCAGTGAGATCTGCCAGAAACTGATCGCGAATCTCCTTCGCTTCGGGCTCCATCAGATTCACAGCCAGCAGTGGTGCACCGCCAGCAAGCACCAGCGCGCTCGACGCCATATCGCCTTCGACGCCACTATCGCTCAACCAGCGCAGTGCCGATTGCTGCGGAGGGACCGGGAAAGCGATGGTCTGGCAGCGACTGCGGATGGTCGGCAACAGGCCGGACGGGTTATCCGTGATCAGCAGAAAGATGACCGATGCCGAGGGCTCTTCGAGATTCTTCAGCAGTGCATTGGCCGCATTGATATTCATGGCCTCTGCCGGTGCCAGCCACACTACCCGCACACCTTCCCGGGCGCTGGTGCGGCCGACAAATTCGCCCAGCTCGCGGACCTGCTCCACTTTCAACGGGCCGCCCTCTTTCTCGGGCACCACGCGAATAAAATCCGGGTGTGATCCCGCCACCCTAAGGTTGCATCCGCGGCACTCGCCACAGGCGAGGCCGTGACGAGGCTGGTCGCACAGTAAAAGCGCGGCAAACGCATCGGCAAAACGACGCTTGCCCAATCCTCGCTGCCCGCTGACCAGCAGTGCATGCGGACAACGGCCCGCGGTCCACTGCGCCCCCAGGCGCTGCCATTGCGAGGCCTGCCAGGGTAGCGGCGATGGAATCGGCGGCTGCGCTGCCGCGGTTGCTTCGGGCTTTTCAGGTGCCTTGCTCATTGTGCTCCCGCAATCAGTTCCAGCTCTCGCGCCAGGTGCGCCTGAACTTCCGGCAGCGACTGCGACGCGTCAATCAGCGCATAGCGCTCCGGCGCAGCGTTCGCCCGCTCCCGGTACGCGGCCCGCACCTTGCTGAAAAAGGCCGATTGCTCACTTTCAAAGCGATCCGCTTCCCCGGTGGTGGCCGCACGCTGCAGGCCGATTTCCGGGTCCAGGTCCAGCAGCAATACCCGATCGGGTCGTAGCGCGCCCTGCACGGTTTGTTCAAGCTGAGCGATCAATGCCCGGTCAAGCCCCCGACCGCCGCCCTGATAGGCGTAGGTGGCATCGGTAAAGCGGTCACAGACCACCCATTTCCCTCTCGCCAGTGCCGGTTTGATCACCTGGCTGAGGTGTTGCGCACGCGCCGCAAACACCATCAGAAGTTCAGCAGTGGGGTCGACAGACTCATCGCGCTTTTCAAGCAACAGCGTGCGCAACTGCTCTGCCAGCGGGGTACCGCCGGGCTCGCGGGTCTGGACGAAATCAATCCCCCTGCTCTCCAGCCACTGGGTAATAAACCGGAGATTGGTTGATTTACCGACCCCCTCCCCCCCTTCGAGAGTGATGAACTTGCCTTTAGATTGATCTGACATGAATTCTCTACTGGTTCGACAAAGCGCCAACCGATTTGTTAATTGTCTTCTTTGCTTTTTACCGGACTGGAGCGGTAATCCGATCGACGCTGCAGCTGGTATTGGCGGACCGCGCGATTGTGCTCGTTGAGTGTCGAGGAAAAGTGATGGGACCCATCCCCTTTGGCAACAAAGTACAGCGTATTCCCATCCTTCGGATGCAGCGCCGCATGAATGGCTTCTCGTCCCGGCAGTGCGATGGGCGTCGGCGGCATACCACCGATCACATAAGTGTTGTATGGGGTAGCGTTGCGCAAATCCGCACGGCGCAAATTGCCATCGTATTCATCCCCCATTCCGTAGATCACCGTCGGGTCCGTTTGCAGACGCATCCCTCGACCCAGGCGCCGCACAAAGACGCCCGCGATTTCATCGCGCTCCCACGGCACGCCGGTTTCTTTTTCGACAATGGAGGCCATGATCAGCGCCTCATAGGGGTCACTGTACGGAAGATCTTCCGAGCGTTGCTGCCACTCCTCTTCGAGCACAGCATTCATGCGCTCGAAAGACTGCCGCAACAGGTCAAGATCGGATGCGCCGGAGCGATACACGTAAGTATCCGGAAAAATACGCCCCTCCGGATTCCCTTCGATACCGAGGGCCTGGGCCGCAGCTTGCACGGACTCTCCAGCCTCGGTGTGGCGAACCTTGTTGGAATTTCTAATCTGGGTAAGGGCC
Protein-coding sequences here:
- a CDS encoding malate dehydrogenase produces the protein MKAPVRVAVTGAAGQISYSLLFRIASGEMLGKDQPVILQLLEITPALEALKGVAMELEDCAFPLLAGIVQSDDATVAFKDAEYALLVGARPRGPGMERKDLLEANAAIFSAQGKALNDVAARNVKVLVVGNPANTNALIAQRNAPDLDPRNFTAMTRLDHNRALTQLANKTDSTVNDITHMTIWGNHSATQYPDLHQAKVNGEDAMGKVEQEWYENDFIPTVQQRGAAIIKARGASSAASAANAAIDHMRDWALGSAEGDWTSMGVYSDGSYGIQEGLIYSFPVVCKNGDWEIVQGVDINDFSREKMTATETELAEERDAVAHLLP
- a CDS encoding dUTP diphosphatase, translating into MLQQQLQTMLALQDGINTLVNENWREQNFPWYRAIWVESAELLDHYGWKWWKKQQPEMEQVKLELVDIWHFGLSLELQQGGPDAVAAKMEQQLAGELPVAGDFRENLEAFTLNTLSGKQFDLVGFAQLMADCEMPFEDLYRRYVGKNVLNRFRQDHGYKEGTYQKLWQGREDNEHLAEIAKSLDSAAENFSNELYSALKNRYPGAQKDLA
- a CDS encoding TatD family hydrolase → MLVDSHCHLDRLKLDKFDGDLDAVLELARSRGIGKFLCVGISLDNVEDVVNIAARYDDVVCSVGVHPLDVESGLADVEKLKTLSAQPNVVALGETGLDYYYSTETKAVQQKSFVAHLQAAGEVGLPVIVHTRDAREDTIDLIREHGSREHAGVLHCFTESWEMAKAALDLNYYISLSGIVTFKNAEELRDVARQVPLERLLVETDSPYLAPVPYRGKPNIPAYVREVAEFIAELRGVSYEELAAITTENFHRLFPRAV
- a CDS encoding PilZ domain-containing protein; the protein is MKGMGGGARNGILSLKIQDKSVLYAAYMPFVKNGGLFINTDKSYSLGDEVFLLLSLMDEPEKLPVAGKVVWITPGGAQGNRTPGIGIQFSDKENTAQSKIETLLAGSLESSRPTHTL
- a CDS encoding DNA polymerase III subunit delta'; translated protein: MSKAPEKPEATAAAQPPIPSPLPWQASQWQRLGAQWTAGRCPHALLVSGQRGLGKRRFADAFAALLLCDQPRHGLACGECRGCNLRVAGSHPDFIRVVPEKEGGPLKVEQVRELGEFVGRTSAREGVRVVWLAPAEAMNINAANALLKNLEEPSASVIFLLITDNPSGLLPTIRSRCQTIAFPVPPQQSALRWLSDSGVEGDMASSALVLAGGAPLLAVNLMEPEAKEIRDQFLADLTALTRGDENPVTLAGRWESPGEGADLNMLLQFWQSWLGQMLKARTTDQAVDAPIMALLQRLPGSGPESQRPLFGFYDQLLKARGLVTGNSNPNKRLLMEELLIRWSALFR
- the tmk gene encoding dTMP kinase; this encodes MSDQSKGKFITLEGGEGVGKSTNLRFITQWLESRGIDFVQTREPGGTPLAEQLRTLLLEKRDESVDPTAELLMVFAARAQHLSQVIKPALARGKWVVCDRFTDATYAYQGGGRGLDRALIAQLEQTVQGALRPDRVLLLDLDPEIGLQRAATTGEADRFESEQSAFFSKVRAAYRERANAAPERYALIDASQSLPEVQAHLARELELIAGAQ
- the mltG gene encoding endolytic transglycosylase MltG, producing the protein MAKKNGKSANNKVAKQKSAERSRAGQWLRGFLFLFVLGVAAGGFALWSAQNALVKPLDVPVDGLRMDVESGSNLSRVLLRLESDGVLRSALWARIYARLNDQSSIHPGEYMIPAGSNAMDLVGRLNRGDVTRYRVTLVEGWTFKQALTQIRNSNKVRHTEAGESVQAAAQALGIEGNPEGRIFPDTYVYRSGASDLDLLRQSFERMNAVLEEEWQQRSEDLPYSDPYEALIMASIVEKETGVPWERDEIAGVFVRRLGRGMRLQTDPTVIYGMGDEYDGNLRRADLRNATPYNTYVIGGMPPTPIALPGREAIHAALHPKDGNTLYFVAKGDGSHHFSSTLNEHNRAVRQYQLQRRSDYRSSPVKSKEDN